One window from the genome of Paramisgurnus dabryanus chromosome 22, PD_genome_1.1, whole genome shotgun sequence encodes:
- the naa50 gene encoding N-alpha-acetyltransferase 50 isoform X1: protein MKGSRIELGDVTPHNIKQLKRLNQVIFPVSYNDKFYKDVLEVGELAKLAYFNDIAVGAVCCRVDHSQNQKRLYIMTLGCLAPYRRLGIGTKMLNHVLNICEKDGTFDNIYLHVQISNESAIDFYQKFGFEIIETKKNYYKRIEPADAHVLQKSLRSPCAPPAGELQKAD from the exons ATGAAAGG TAGCCGGATCGAGTTGGGGGACGTTACTCCCCACAACATTAAACAATTGAAGCGTCTGAACCAAGTGATATTCCCTGTCAGCTACAATGACAAGTTTTACAAAGATGTTCTGGAGGTAGGAGAGCTCGCCAAGCTAG CGTACTTCAATGACATTGCAGTCGGTGCCGTGTGCTGTAGAGTGGATCATTCTCAGAACCAGAAGCGACTCTACATCATGACATTGGGCTGCCTAGCACCTTACCGCAGACTTGGCATAG GAACAAAAATGCTGAACCATGTGTTGAACATTTGTGAGAAGGATGGCACTTTTGACAACATTTACCT TCACGTGCAAATTAGCAACGAGTCTGCAATTGACTTCTACCAGAAATTTGGCTTTGAGATCATCGAGACAAAAAAGAACTATTACAAGAGAATAGAGCCTGCAGATGCCCACGTTCTTCAGAAAAGCTTACGTAGCCCATGTGCGCCCCCCGCAGGAGAGCTACAGAAAGCCGACTAG
- the naa50 gene encoding N-alpha-acetyltransferase 50 isoform X2 — MKGRIELGDVTPHNIKQLKRLNQVIFPVSYNDKFYKDVLEVGELAKLAYFNDIAVGAVCCRVDHSQNQKRLYIMTLGCLAPYRRLGIGTKMLNHVLNICEKDGTFDNIYLHVQISNESAIDFYQKFGFEIIETKKNYYKRIEPADAHVLQKSLRSPCAPPAGELQKAD, encoded by the exons ATGAAAGG CCGGATCGAGTTGGGGGACGTTACTCCCCACAACATTAAACAATTGAAGCGTCTGAACCAAGTGATATTCCCTGTCAGCTACAATGACAAGTTTTACAAAGATGTTCTGGAGGTAGGAGAGCTCGCCAAGCTAG CGTACTTCAATGACATTGCAGTCGGTGCCGTGTGCTGTAGAGTGGATCATTCTCAGAACCAGAAGCGACTCTACATCATGACATTGGGCTGCCTAGCACCTTACCGCAGACTTGGCATAG GAACAAAAATGCTGAACCATGTGTTGAACATTTGTGAGAAGGATGGCACTTTTGACAACATTTACCT TCACGTGCAAATTAGCAACGAGTCTGCAATTGACTTCTACCAGAAATTTGGCTTTGAGATCATCGAGACAAAAAAGAACTATTACAAGAGAATAGAGCCTGCAGATGCCCACGTTCTTCAGAAAAGCTTACGTAGCCCATGTGCGCCCCCCGCAGGAGAGCTACAGAAAGCCGACTAG